The sequence below is a genomic window from Bacteroidales bacterium MB20-C3-3.
ACAGGATCATGGATGATTAGCGGGGTTGTTCCTGCAATGATCTATTATGGCCTGAAATTAATACACCCATCCGTTTTTCTGACTGTTACATTTATCCTTACTTCAATTGTCTCCCTAATGGCAGGGAGCTCATGGACTACAGTGGGTACCATTGGGGTGGCTATGCTGTCGGCAGGGCAAATTCTTGGCATCCCTGCTCCGTGGCTTGCGGGTGCGATTATTTCAGGAGCCTATTTTGGTGATAAGCTTTCGCCTCTCTCTGATACAACAAATCTTGCTGCCGCAGTTGCAGAAGTAGATCTCTACACCCATATAAGATATATGCTCATTACTGTTACACCTGCCTTTCTTATTTCCCTTGTGATTTATACTGTAGCCGGATTTGTGATGCCTCTTAACAGCTCTGTTAATGTAGATGCAAATCTTGGTTCAATTTCATCTATATTTAATATTTCCCCGTTCCTGCTTCTTGTACCTCTTTTTACTATTGCAATGATTGTAAAAAAGGTATCACCATTTATTACCCTTTTTCTTTCTGCAGTTGCCGGTGCAGTTGTTGCCTGCCTCTTTCAACCCGGTTTATGCAGCCAGATAGCCGGAGATGGAAGAGCCGGAGGTGTAATGTATCTGGTTGCATCATTAAAGATGATGTATGGAAGTGTCTCTCTTGAGACTGGTGATGCAATTTTAAACTCTCTTACTGCAACAAAAGGTATGGCAGGAATGTTAAATACAGTATGGCTGATACTTTGCGTGGTGACTTTTGGAGGGGCTATGGAGGCCAGCGGAATGATACAGGTTATAACAGAAAGGATGGTTAAACTGGTTAAAAGCACATTCTCTCTGGTGGGTTCAACTGTTGCTACTACACTGTTCTGCAATATTACACTATCTGATCAGTATATGGCTATTCTGCTGCCGGGAAAAATGTTTGCATCAACATATAAAAAAATGGGGTACGAGCCGCAGTTGTTGAGC
It includes:
- a CDS encoding Na+/H+ antiporter NhaC family protein, which produces MKKPGLALSLLPILVLVSMISLGVRIFGEEISSGTSQISLLLTTVITAVISIVILKIPWKKIEEGMMNHLSKTGSAIFILLMIGALTGSWMISGVVPAMIYYGLKLIHPSVFLTVTFILTSIVSLMAGSSWTTVGTIGVAMLSAGQILGIPAPWLAGAIISGAYFGDKLSPLSDTTNLAAAVAEVDLYTHIRYMLITVTPAFLISLVIYTVAGFVMPLNSSVNVDANLGSISSIFNISPFLLLVPLFTIAMIVKKVSPFITLFLSAVAGAVVACLFQPGLCSQIAGDGRAGGVMYLVASLKMMYGSVSLETGDAILNSLTATKGMAGMLNTVWLILCVVTFGGAMEASGMIQVITERMVKLVKSTFSLVGSTVATTLFCNITLSDQYMAILLPGKMFASTYKKMGYEPQLLSRTLEDSGTVTSVLVPWNTCGVAQSGVLGIATLAYLPYSFFNLLTPLMTLIVAAIGYKIKRKL